In Cervus canadensis isolate Bull #8, Minnesota chromosome 6, ASM1932006v1, whole genome shotgun sequence, one DNA window encodes the following:
- the LTB4R2 gene encoding leukotriene B4 receptor 2: MSACYRPPGNETLLSWKTSRATGTAFLLLAALLGLPGNGFVVWSLAGWRSARGRPLAATLVLHLAVADGAVLLLTPLFVAFLTRQAWPLGQAGCKVVYYVCALSMYASVLLTGLLSLQRCLAVTRPFLAPRLRSPVLARRLLLAVWLAALVLATPAAVYRHLGADRVCQLCHPSAAHAAAHLSLETLTAFVLPFGLVLGCYGVTLARLRGVRWGAGRRVTRVGRLVGAIVLAFGLLWAPYHAVNVLQALAALAPPEGAFARLGGAGQAARAGTTALAFFSSSVNPVLYLFTAGDLLPRAGPRFLLRLFEGSGEARGGGRSREGTLELRATPRLKVVGQGGGNGDPGGGAQKDSRGWDP, from the coding sequence ATGTCGGCCTGCTACCGTCCGCCAGGGAACGAGACGCTGCTGAGCTGGAAGACCTCGCGGGCCACGGGGACGGCCTTCCTGCTGCTGGCGGCGCTGCTGGGGCTGCCCGGCAATGGCTTCGTGGTGTGGAGCCTGGCCGGCTGGCGGTCCGCGCGAGGGCGCCCCCTGGCGGCCACGCTCGTGCTGCACCTGGCGGTGGCCGACGGCGCGGTGCTGCTGCTCACGCCGCTCTTCGTGGCCTTCCTGACCCGGCAGGCCTGGCCGCTGGGCCAGGCGGGCTGCAAGGTCGTGTACTACGTGTGCGCGCTCAGCATGTACGCCAGCGTGCTGCTCACCGGCCTGCTCAGCCTGCAGCGCTGCCTCGCCGTCACGCGCCCCTTCCTGGCACCCCGGCTACGCAGCCCGGTCCTGGCCCGCCGCCTGCTGCTGGCCGTCTGGCTGGCCGCCCTGGTGCTCGCCACCCCGGCGGCCGTCTACCGTCACCTCGGGGCGGACCGTGTGTGCCAGCTGTGCCACCCGTCGGCCGCCCACGCCGCCGCCCACCTGAGCCTGGAGACTCTGACCGCCTTCGTGCTGCCCTTCGGGCTGGTGCTCGGTTGCTACGGCGTGACGCTGGCGCGGCTGCGGGGCGTCCGCTGGGGCGCCGGGCGGCGCGTGACGCGGGTGGGCCGGCTGGTGGGCGCCATCGTGCTGGCCTTCGGCCTGCTCTGGGCCCCCTACCACGCCGTCAACGTGCTGCAGGCGCTCGCCGCGCTGGCTCCGCCCGAAGGGGCCTTCGCCAGGCTGGGCGGGGCGGGCCAGGCGGCGCGAGCTGGAACCACGGCTCTGGCCTTCTTCAGCTCCAGCGTCAACCCGGTGCTCTACCTCTTCACCGCCGGGGATCTCCTGCCCCGGGCGGGTCCCCGCTTCCTCTTGCGGCTCTTTGAGGGCTCCGGAGAGGCCCGAGGGGGCGGCCGCTCTAGGGAGGGGACCTTGGAGCTCCGAGCTACCCCTCGGCTCAAAGTGGTGGGGCAGGGCGGCGGCAATGGAGACCCTGGGGGCGGGGCGCAGAAGGATAGTCGGGGTTGGGACCCTTGA
- the RIPK3 gene encoding receptor-interacting serine/threonine-protein kinase 3 isoform X3, with product MSGSTLWPKGASAPLVPIEELENPELIGKGGFGSVFRAHHRSWGLDVAVKIVNSRAISREVKAMSSLHNKHVLLLLGVTEKLEWEYVSGPALVTQFMENGSLAGLLQPHCPRPWRLLCRLLQELVLGMCYLHSQNPVLLHRDLKPSNVLLDSELHAKVADFGLSTFQGGSQSGAGSGESGCTPAYLAPELLANINRKASRASDVYSFGILTWAVLAGREAEKCRTNTKKVLDLVNKGDVSGRKMNNAVSMVKEFLSEHRGSNSPGLERTEIDGPRETTGSHDPLVSEMMNLNLEGCPSSVPEKCTNLLESIRVQREQVPPAWTAETSSDSTARPPQTPETLPFRNQNPCPTSAWTPGPGPQGSQGAERCDTSWPPRGPAPNLVPGWLPTISNCQGIQLGNHNHMVIQGGPALSTQVDRSPQCTLHGESSKEGLQEPEAWSVPKDWYHNSKN from the exons atgtctggctctacgttaTG GCCCAAAGGTGCCTCAGCCCCGCTGGTGCCCATCGAGGAACTGGAGAACCCGGAGTTAATAGGCAAGGGCGGATTTGGCTCCGTCTTCCGGGCACATCACAGGAGTTGGGGCTTAGACGTGGCGGTCAAGATCGTGAACTC GAGGGCCATATCCAGGGAGGTGAAGGCCATGTCCAGTCTGCATAACAAGCATGTGCTGCTCCTGCTGGGGGTCACCGAGAAGTTGGAGTGGGAGTACGTGTCTGGGCCGGCTCTGGTAACTCAGTTCATGGAGAATGGCTCCTTGGCGGGGCTGCTACAGCCCCATTGCCCTCGGCCCTGGCGGCTCCTCTGCCGCCTGCTGCAGGAGCTGGTGCTCGGGATGTGCTACCTGCACAGCCAGAACCCAGTGCTTCTCCACCGGGACCTCAAGCCCTCCAATGTCCTACTAGACTCAGAGCTGCACGCCAAG GTGGCAGATTTTGGCCTGTCCACATTTCAGGGTGGCTCACAGTCAGGGGCAGGATCTGGGGAGTCAGGGTGCACCCCAGCCTACTTGGCCCCAGAACTGTTGGCTAATATAAACCGGAAGGCCTCCAGGGCCAGTGATGTCTACAG ctttgGGATCCTAACGTGGGCGGTGCTAGCCGGAAGAGAAGCTGAGA AATGCCGAACAAACACCAAGAAAGTCCTTGATCTGGTAAATAAAGGAGATGTGTCTGGTAGAAAGATGAATAATGCAGTCTCCATG GTGAAGGAGTTCCTTTCTGAGCACAGGGGCAGCAACAGCCCAGGCCTGGaaaggacagaaatagatggTCCTAGGGAAACCACAGGAAGCCATGATCCCTTGGTCTCTGAAATGATGAACCTGAATCTGGAGGGGTGCCCCAGCTCTGTTCCTGAAAAATGTACAAACCTTCTTGAGAGCATCAGGGTCCAGAGAGAGCAGGTTCCGCCTGCCTGGACCGCAGAGACATCTTCAGATTCAACAGCCCGACCTCCTCAGACTCCAGAGACTTTACCTTTCAGAAACCAGAATCCCTGCCCCACCTCTGCTTGGACCCCAGGTCCTGGACCCCAAGGGAGTCAG GGGGCTGAGAGATGTGACACCAGCTGGCCTCCCAGAGGGCCGGCACCGAACCTGGTACCAG GGTGGCTTCCTACCATCTCTAACTGCCAAGGAATACAGTTGGGAAACCACAACCACATGGTTATACAAGGAGGACCTGCCTTATCCACGCAGGTGGATAGGAGCCCTCAGTGCACCCTTCATGGAGAAAGTTCAAAAGAAGGACTGCAAGAACCTGAAGCCTGGAGTGTGCCAAAGGACTGGTATCATAATAGCAAGAATTGA
- the LTB4R gene encoding leukotriene B4 receptor 1: MMRVVYPGEQHLMVLILETDESTQTRCVQSVRKPFLHVRVTLTLQVLAIAMNTTSPAAPSSPGVSFISLLVIIVLSVALAVGLPGNSFVVWSILAKLPKRSVTALMVLHLALADLAVLLTAPFFLHSVAQGTWTFGTSGCRLFHYVCGVSMYASVLLITAMSLDRSLAVALPFVSQKLRTKAVAWRVLAGIWVVSVLLATPVLLYRTVYLRPDNRSLICFPTYPSERHRAFHLFFEVITGFLLPFLVVVASYCDIGRRLRARRFRRSRRTGRLVALIILAFAAFWLPYHVVNLAEGFRAAAGKAVGSGPVGNRLLLARHVLITVAFLSSSVNPVLYACAGGGLLRSAGMGFVAKLLEGTGSEASSSRRGGTLAQTVRGTPASPEPDPAESLTASTNPLE; encoded by the coding sequence ATGATGAGGGTAGTATACCCTGGTGAGCAGCATCTGATGGTACTGATCTTGGAGACGGATGAGAGTACCCAGACTAGGTGTGTCCAGAGTGTCAGGAAACCCTTCCTTCATGTGCGTGTCACCCTCACTCTCCAGGTCCTTGCTATAGCCATGAACACTACATCTCCTGCGGCACCCTCCTCACCAGGTGTCAGTTTCATCTCTCTGCTGGTCATCATCGTACTGTCAGTGGCGCTGGCTGTAGGGCTTCCTGGCAACAGCTTTGTGGTGTGGAGCATCCTGGCAAAGCTGCCGAAGCGCTCTGTCACTGCCCTGATGGTGCTGCACTTGGCCCTGGCCGACCTGGCCGTCTTGCTCACTGCCCCCTTTTTCCTCCACTCTGTGGCCCAAGGCACCTGGACTTTCGGAACCTCCGGCTGCCGCCTGTTCCACTATGTCTGTGGAGTCAGCATGTATGCCAGCGTCCTGCTTATCACGGCCATGAGTCTGGACCGCTCGCTGGCGGTGGCCCTGCCCTTTGTGTCCCAGAAGCTGCGCACCAAGGCAGTGGCCTGGCGGGTGCTGGCCGGCATCTGGGTAGTGTCTGTTCTGCTGGCCACTCCCGTCCTCTTGTACCGCACGGTGTACTTGCGACCGGACAATAGGAGCCTGATCTGCTTCCCGACGTACCCCAGCGAAAGACATCGGGCCTTCCATCTGTTCTTCGAGGTGATCACCGGCTTCCTGCTGCCCTTCCTGGTCGTGGTGGCCAGCTACTGCGACATCGGGCGCAGGTTGCGGGCCCGGCGCTTCCGCCGCAGCCGCCGCACCGGCCGCCTGGTGGCGCTCATCATCCTGGCCTTCGCCGCCTTCTGGCTGCCCTACCACGTGGTGAACCTGGCCGAGGGGTTCCGCGCCGCAGCGGGCAAGGCCGTGGGTTCCGGACCGGTGGGTAATCGGCTGCTCCTGGCCCGCCACGTGCTCATCACGGTGGCCTTCCTGAGCAGCAGCGTGAACCCCGTGCTGTACGCGTGCGCCGGGGGCGGCCTGTTGCGCTCGGCCGGCATGGGCTTCGTCGCCAAGCTGTTGGAGGGCACCGGCTCCGAGGCGTCCAGCAGCCGTCGCGGGGGCACCCTGGCCCAGACGGTGAGGGGCACCCCCGCCTCTCCTGAGCCTGACCCCGCCGAGAGCCTCACTGCCTCCACCAACCCTCTGGAGTGA
- the ADCY4 gene encoding adenylate cyclase type 4, whose protein sequence is MARLFSPRQPPSEDLFYETYYSLSQQYPLLLLLLLTVLLGLLALLPVAWASGRELAADPAFLTTVLCALGGFSLLLVLASREQRLQRWTRPLSGLVWAALLALGHSFLFTGGVVSAWDQVSFFLFVIFTVYAMLPLDMRDAITAGVTSSLSHLLVLGLYLGPQPDARPALLPQLAANAVLFLCGNVAGAYHKALMERALRATFREALSSLHSRRRLDTEKKHQEHLLLSILPAYLAREMKEEIMARLQAGQGSRPESTNNFHSLYVKRHQGVSVLYADIVGFTRLASECSPKELVLMLNELFGKFDQIAKEHECMRIKILGDCYYCVSGLPLSLPDHAINCVRMGLDMCRAIRKLRAATGVDINMRVGVHSGSVLCGVIGLQKWQYDVWSHDVTLANHMEASGVPGRVHITGATLALLAGAYAVEDAAMEHRDPYLRELGEPTYLVIDPWAAEEDEKGTAGGLLSSLEGPKMRPSLLMTRYLESWGAAKPFAHLSHVESPVSTSTPLPEKALSSFSPQWSLDRSRTPRGLDEELDTGDAKFFQVIEQLNSQKQWKQSKDFNPLTLYFREKEMEKEYRLSALPAFKYYAACTFLVFLSNFIIQMLVTNRPPALTITYSITFLLFFLLLFVCFSEHLTKCVLKGPKMLHWLPTLSVLVATRPGLRVALGTATILLVFAMAITSLVFLPAASTCPFQAPNVSSMASNLSWELPGSLPLISVPYSMHCCVLGFLSCSLFLHMSFELKLLLLLLWLAAACSVFLHSHAWLSDCLIARLYLGTLDSRPGVLKEPKLMGAVSFFIFFFTLLVLARQNEYYCRLDFLWKKKLRQEQEETETMENLTRLLLENVLPAHVAPQFIGQNRRNEDLYHQSYECVCVLFASVPDFKEFYSESSINHEGLECLRLLNEIIADFDELLSKPKFSGVEKIKTICSTYMAATGLNATSGQDAQQDAEQSCGHLGTMVEFAVALGSKLDVINKHSFNNFRLRVGLNHGPVVAGVIGAQKPQYDIWGNTVNVASRMESTGVLGKIQVTEETAWALQSLGYTCYSRGIIKVKGKGQLCTYFLNTDLTRTGPPSATLG, encoded by the exons ATGGCCCGCCTCTTCAGTCCTCGGCAGCCCCCCAGTGAGGACCTCTTCTACGAGACCTACTACAGCCTGAGCCAGCAGtacccgctgctgctgctgctgctgctgaccgTGCTCTTGGGGCTCCTGGCGCTGCTCCCTGTGGCCTGGGCAAGTGGCAGG GAGCTGGCTGCAGACCCAGCCTTCCTGACCACTGTGCTGTGCGCTCTGGGCGGCTTCTCACTGCTGCTGGTCCTGGCATCCCGGGAGCAGCGACTGCAGCGCTGGACACGTCCCCTGTCAGGCCTCGTGTGGGCAGCACTGCTTGCACTAGGCCACAGCTTCCTGTTCACTGGGGGCGTGGTGAGCGCCTGGGACCAG GTGTCCTTCTTCCTTTTCGTCATCTTCACTGTGTATGCCATGTTGCCCTTGGACATGCGGGACGCCATCACCGCGGGTGTCACCTCCTCCCTCTCACACTTGCTGGTCCTCGGGCTGTATCTTGGGCCTCAGCCTGACGCCCGGCCGGCGCTGCTGCCACAG CTGGCTGCAAACGCGGTGCTGTTCCTGTGTGGGAACGTGGCCGGAGCCTATCACAAGGCGCTGATGGAGCGCGCACTGCGCGCCACGTTCCGGGAGGCGCTTAGTTCCCTGCACTCGCGGCGGAGACTGGACACCGAGAAGAAGCATCAG GAACACCTTCTCTTGTCCATCCTTCCTGCCTACCTGGCCCGAGAGATGAAGGAGGAGATCATGGCACGACTGCAAGCTGGACAGGGGTCACGGCCAGAGAGCACCAACAACTTCCACAGCCTCTATGTCAAGAGGCACCAGGGAGTCAG cgTGCTGTATGCTGACATTGTGGGCTTCACGCGACTGGCCAGTGAGTGCTCCCCCAAGGAACTGGTGCTTATGCTCAACGAGCTTTTTGGCAAGTTCGACCAAATCGCCAAG GAGCACGAATGCATGCGGATCAAGATCCTGGGAGACTGTTACTACTGTGTCTCCGGGCTGCCGCTCTCACTGCCAGACCACGCCATCAACTGTGTGCGCATGGGGCTGGACATGTGCCGGGCCATCAG GAAACTCCGGGCAGCCACGGGCGTGGATATCAACATGCGTGTGGGCGTGCACTCAGGCAGCGTGCTCTGCGGGGTCATCGGGCTACAGAAATGGCAGTATGATGTCTGGTCCCATGACGTCACTCTGGCCAACCACATGGAGGCGAGTGGAGTGCCAGG ACGAGTACATATCACAGGGGCTACGCTGGCCCTGCTGGCCGGGGCTTATGCTGTGGAGGATGCAGCCATGGAACACCGGGACCCATACCTTCGGGAGCTAGGCGAGCCGACCTACCTGGTCATCGACCCCTGG GCTGCAGAGGAAGACGAGAAGGGCACTGCAGGAGGGTTGCTGTCCTCTCTTGAGGGCCCCAAGATGCGTCCGTCACTGCTGATGACCCGCTACCTGGAGTCCTGGGGTGCAGCCAAGCCTTTCGCCCACCTGAGCCATGTAGAGAGCCCTGTGTCCACTTCGACCCCTCTCCCG GAGAAGGCCCTGTCTTCCTTCAGCCCCCAGTGGAGCCTGGACCG GAGCCGTACCCCGCGGGGACTTGATGAGGAACTAGACACCGGGGATGCCAAGTTCTTCCAGGTCATCGAACAGCTCAATTCTCAGAA acagtggaaacagtcaaaGGACTTCAATCCACTGACACTGTACTTCAGagagaaggagatggagaaagag TATCGGCTCTCTGCACTCCCCGCCTTCAAATACTATGCAGCCTGCACCTTCCTGGTTTTTCTCTCGAACTTCATTATCCAGATGCTGGTGACAAACAG GCCTCCAGCTCTGACCATCACCTATAGCAtcaccttcctcctcttcttcctcctcctcttcgtcTGCTTCTCAGAGCACCTGACG AAGTGTGTCTTGAAAGGCCCCAAGATGCTGCACTGGCTACCCACCCTGTCTGTCCTGGTGGCCACACGGCCAGGACTGCGAGTGGCTCTGGGCACTGCTACCATCCTACTCGTCTTCGCCATGGCCATTACCAGTCTG GTCTTCTTACCAGCAGCATCAACCTGCCCTTTCCAGGCTCCCAATGTATCCTCCATGGCTTCCAACCTCTCCTGGGAGCTCCCTGGGTCCTTGCCTCTCATCAGCGTCCCA TACTCCATGCACTGCTGCGTGTTGGGGTTCCTCTCCTGCTCCCTCTTCCTGCACATGAGCTTTGagctgaagctgctgctgctgctgctgtggctgGCGGCCGCCTGCTCCGTCTTCCTGCACTCCCACGCCTGGTTGTCCGACTGCCTCATCGCCCGCCTCTATCTGGGCACCTTGGACTCCAG GCCAGGGGTGCTGAAGGAGCCCAAACTGATGGGAGCAGTCtccttcttcatcttcttcttcaCCCTCCTAGTTCTGGCTCGGCAG AATGAATATTACTGCCGCCTGGACTTTCTGTGGAAGAAGAAGTTGAGGCAAGAGCAGGAAGAGACAGAGACGATGGAGAACCTGACTCGGCTGCTCTTGGAGAACGTGCTCCCTGCCCACGTGGCCCCCCAGTTCATTGGTCAGAATCGGCGCAATGAG GACCTCTACCACCAATCctacgagtgtgtgtgtgtcctcttcGCCTCAGTCCCAGACTTTAAGGAGTTCTACTCTGAATCCAGCATCAACCATGAGGGGCTAGAGTGTCTGCGGCTGCTCAATGAGATAATCGCTGATTTTGATGAG CTGCTCTCCAAGCCCAAGTTCAGTGGGGTGGAGAAGATCAAAACCATCTGCAGCACCTACATGGCAGCTACCGGCTTGAACGCCACCTCTGGACAAGATGCACAGCAG GATGCTGAGCAAAGCTGCGGCCACCTTGGCACCATGGTAGAGTTTGCTGTGGCCCTTGGGTCTAAGCTGGATGTCATCAACAAGCACTCATTCAACAACTTCCGCTTGCGTGTAG GGTTAAACCACGGACCTGTAGTGGCTGGAGTGATTGGGGCCCAGAAACCACAGTATGACATCTGGGGCAACACGGTGAACGTGGCCAGCCGCATGGAGAGTACAGGCGTCCTGGGCAAGATTCAG GTAACAGAAGAGACAGCCTGGGCCCTGCAGTCCTTAGGCTACACCTGCTACAGCCGGGGCATCATCAAGGTCAAAGGCAAAGGGCAGCTCTGCACCTACTTCCTGAACACAGATTTGACACGAACTGGACCTCCCTCAGCCACCCTAGGCTGA
- the RIPK3 gene encoding receptor-interacting serine/threonine-protein kinase 3 isoform X1: MSGSTLWPKGASAPLVPIEELENPELIGKGGFGSVFRAHHRSWGLDVAVKIVNSRAISREVKAMSSLHNKHVLLLLGVTEKLEWEYVSGPALVTQFMENGSLAGLLQPHCPRPWRLLCRLLQELVLGMCYLHSQNPVLLHRDLKPSNVLLDSELHAKVADFGLSTFQGGSQSGAGSGESGCTPAYLAPELLANINRKASRASDVYSFGILTWAVLAGREAEIVSQTSLVQEAVCERQIRPPLTELPPSGPETPGLEELTDLMQQCWSHEPQKRPSFQECRTNTKKVLDLVNKGDVSGRKMNNAVSMVKEFLSEHRGSNSPGLERTEIDGPRETTGSHDPLVSEMMNLNLEGCPSSVPEKCTNLLESIRVQREQVPPAWTAETSSDSTARPPQTPETLPFRNQNPCPTSAWTPGPGPQGSQGAERCDTSWPPRGPAPNLVPGWLPTISNCQGIQLGNHNHMVIQGGPALSTQVDRSPQCTLHGESSKEGLQEPEAWSVPKDWYHNSKN; this comes from the exons atgtctggctctacgttaTG GCCCAAAGGTGCCTCAGCCCCGCTGGTGCCCATCGAGGAACTGGAGAACCCGGAGTTAATAGGCAAGGGCGGATTTGGCTCCGTCTTCCGGGCACATCACAGGAGTTGGGGCTTAGACGTGGCGGTCAAGATCGTGAACTC GAGGGCCATATCCAGGGAGGTGAAGGCCATGTCCAGTCTGCATAACAAGCATGTGCTGCTCCTGCTGGGGGTCACCGAGAAGTTGGAGTGGGAGTACGTGTCTGGGCCGGCTCTGGTAACTCAGTTCATGGAGAATGGCTCCTTGGCGGGGCTGCTACAGCCCCATTGCCCTCGGCCCTGGCGGCTCCTCTGCCGCCTGCTGCAGGAGCTGGTGCTCGGGATGTGCTACCTGCACAGCCAGAACCCAGTGCTTCTCCACCGGGACCTCAAGCCCTCCAATGTCCTACTAGACTCAGAGCTGCACGCCAAG GTGGCAGATTTTGGCCTGTCCACATTTCAGGGTGGCTCACAGTCAGGGGCAGGATCTGGGGAGTCAGGGTGCACCCCAGCCTACTTGGCCCCAGAACTGTTGGCTAATATAAACCGGAAGGCCTCCAGGGCCAGTGATGTCTACAG ctttgGGATCCTAACGTGGGCGGTGCTAGCCGGAAGAGAAGCTGAGA TAGTGTCCCAGACATCATTGGTGCAGGAAGCAGTGTGTGAGAGGCAGATCCGGCCCCCGCTGACTGAGCTGCCCCCGTCTGGGCCTGAGACTCCTGGCTTGGAAGAACTGACAGATTTGATGCAGCAGTGCTGGAGCCATGAGCCCCAGAAGAGACCTTCCTTCCAAG AATGCCGAACAAACACCAAGAAAGTCCTTGATCTGGTAAATAAAGGAGATGTGTCTGGTAGAAAGATGAATAATGCAGTCTCCATG GTGAAGGAGTTCCTTTCTGAGCACAGGGGCAGCAACAGCCCAGGCCTGGaaaggacagaaatagatggTCCTAGGGAAACCACAGGAAGCCATGATCCCTTGGTCTCTGAAATGATGAACCTGAATCTGGAGGGGTGCCCCAGCTCTGTTCCTGAAAAATGTACAAACCTTCTTGAGAGCATCAGGGTCCAGAGAGAGCAGGTTCCGCCTGCCTGGACCGCAGAGACATCTTCAGATTCAACAGCCCGACCTCCTCAGACTCCAGAGACTTTACCTTTCAGAAACCAGAATCCCTGCCCCACCTCTGCTTGGACCCCAGGTCCTGGACCCCAAGGGAGTCAG GGGGCTGAGAGATGTGACACCAGCTGGCCTCCCAGAGGGCCGGCACCGAACCTGGTACCAG GGTGGCTTCCTACCATCTCTAACTGCCAAGGAATACAGTTGGGAAACCACAACCACATGGTTATACAAGGAGGACCTGCCTTATCCACGCAGGTGGATAGGAGCCCTCAGTGCACCCTTCATGGAGAAAGTTCAAAAGAAGGACTGCAAGAACCTGAAGCCTGGAGTGTGCCAAAGGACTGGTATCATAATAGCAAGAATTGA
- the CIDEB gene encoding cell death activator CIDE-B translates to MEYLSNLDPSGLLRSVSNMSSDLGRKVWTSAPPPQRPFRVCDHKRTTRKGLTAATRQELLDKALETLVLSGALTLVLEEDGTTVESEDFFQLLEDDTCLMVLELGQSWRPRRSGVLPYGLGREKPKHSQDIARITFDVYKQSPRDLFGSLNIKATFYGLYSMSCDIQGLGPKRILRELLRWASSLLQGLGHLLLGISSTLHRAVEGSERWQRQGRLKPY, encoded by the exons ATGGAGTACCTCTCTAACCTGGACCCCAGCGGCCTGCTCAG GTCAGTATCCAATATGAGCTCCGATTTGGGCCGAAAGGTCTGGACCTCGGCTCCACCACCCCAGCGACCTTTCCGAGTCTGTGATCACAAGCGGACCACCCGGAAAGGCCTGACAGCTGCTACCCGTCAGGAACTGCTAGACAAG GCTCTGGAGACCCTGGTGCTGAGTGGAGCGCTCACACTGGTGCTGGAGGAAGACGGGACCACCGTGGAGAGCGAGGACTTCTTCCAGCTGTTGGAGGATGACACGTGCCTGATGGTGCTGGAGTTGGGACAGAGCTGGAGGCCCCGCAGG AGCGGGGTGCTGCCGTACGGCCTGGGCCGGGAGAAACCCAAGCACAGCCAGGACATCGCCCGCATTACCTTCGACGTGTACAAGCAGAGCCCTCGCGATCTCTTCGGCAGCCTGAACATCAAAGCCACGTTCTACGGGCTCTACTCCATGAGCTGTGACATTCAAGGACTCGGCCCAAAGAGAATACTCAG GGAGCTCCTCAGATGGGCCTCCTCACTGCTGCAAGGCCTGGGACACCTGCTGCTGGGCATTTCCTCCACCCTTCATCGTGCAGTAGAAGGGTCTGAGCGGTGGCAGCGGCAGGGCCGCCTTAAACCCTACTGA
- the RIPK3 gene encoding receptor-interacting serine/threonine-protein kinase 3 isoform X2, with product MSGSTLWPKGASAPLVPIEELENPELIGKGGFGSVFRAHHRSWGLDVAVKIVNSRAISREVKAMSSLHNKHVLLLLGVTEKLEWEYVSGPALVTQFMENGSLAGLLQPHCPRPWRLLCRLLQELVLGMCYLHSQNPVLLHRDLKPSNVLLDSELHAKVADFGLSTFQGGSQSGAGSGESGCTPAYLAPELLANINRKASRASDVYSFGILTWAVLAGREAEMSQTSLVQEAVCERQIRPPLTELPPSGPETPGLEELTDLMQQCWSHEPQKRPSFQECRTNTKKVLDLVNKGDVSGRKMNNAVSMVKEFLSEHRGSNSPGLERTEIDGPRETTGSHDPLVSEMMNLNLEGCPSSVPEKCTNLLESIRVQREQVPPAWTAETSSDSTARPPQTPETLPFRNQNPCPTSAWTPGPGPQGSQGAERCDTSWPPRGPAPNLVPGWLPTISNCQGIQLGNHNHMVIQGGPALSTQVDRSPQCTLHGESSKEGLQEPEAWSVPKDWYHNSKN from the exons atgtctggctctacgttaTG GCCCAAAGGTGCCTCAGCCCCGCTGGTGCCCATCGAGGAACTGGAGAACCCGGAGTTAATAGGCAAGGGCGGATTTGGCTCCGTCTTCCGGGCACATCACAGGAGTTGGGGCTTAGACGTGGCGGTCAAGATCGTGAACTC GAGGGCCATATCCAGGGAGGTGAAGGCCATGTCCAGTCTGCATAACAAGCATGTGCTGCTCCTGCTGGGGGTCACCGAGAAGTTGGAGTGGGAGTACGTGTCTGGGCCGGCTCTGGTAACTCAGTTCATGGAGAATGGCTCCTTGGCGGGGCTGCTACAGCCCCATTGCCCTCGGCCCTGGCGGCTCCTCTGCCGCCTGCTGCAGGAGCTGGTGCTCGGGATGTGCTACCTGCACAGCCAGAACCCAGTGCTTCTCCACCGGGACCTCAAGCCCTCCAATGTCCTACTAGACTCAGAGCTGCACGCCAAG GTGGCAGATTTTGGCCTGTCCACATTTCAGGGTGGCTCACAGTCAGGGGCAGGATCTGGGGAGTCAGGGTGCACCCCAGCCTACTTGGCCCCAGAACTGTTGGCTAATATAAACCGGAAGGCCTCCAGGGCCAGTGATGTCTACAG ctttgGGATCCTAACGTGGGCGGTGCTAGCCGGAAGAGAAGCTGAGA TGTCCCAGACATCATTGGTGCAGGAAGCAGTGTGTGAGAGGCAGATCCGGCCCCCGCTGACTGAGCTGCCCCCGTCTGGGCCTGAGACTCCTGGCTTGGAAGAACTGACAGATTTGATGCAGCAGTGCTGGAGCCATGAGCCCCAGAAGAGACCTTCCTTCCAAG AATGCCGAACAAACACCAAGAAAGTCCTTGATCTGGTAAATAAAGGAGATGTGTCTGGTAGAAAGATGAATAATGCAGTCTCCATG GTGAAGGAGTTCCTTTCTGAGCACAGGGGCAGCAACAGCCCAGGCCTGGaaaggacagaaatagatggTCCTAGGGAAACCACAGGAAGCCATGATCCCTTGGTCTCTGAAATGATGAACCTGAATCTGGAGGGGTGCCCCAGCTCTGTTCCTGAAAAATGTACAAACCTTCTTGAGAGCATCAGGGTCCAGAGAGAGCAGGTTCCGCCTGCCTGGACCGCAGAGACATCTTCAGATTCAACAGCCCGACCTCCTCAGACTCCAGAGACTTTACCTTTCAGAAACCAGAATCCCTGCCCCACCTCTGCTTGGACCCCAGGTCCTGGACCCCAAGGGAGTCAG GGGGCTGAGAGATGTGACACCAGCTGGCCTCCCAGAGGGCCGGCACCGAACCTGGTACCAG GGTGGCTTCCTACCATCTCTAACTGCCAAGGAATACAGTTGGGAAACCACAACCACATGGTTATACAAGGAGGACCTGCCTTATCCACGCAGGTGGATAGGAGCCCTCAGTGCACCCTTCATGGAGAAAGTTCAAAAGAAGGACTGCAAGAACCTGAAGCCTGGAGTGTGCCAAAGGACTGGTATCATAATAGCAAGAATTGA